Proteins encoded within one genomic window of Haematobia irritans isolate KBUSLIRL chromosome 5, ASM5000362v1, whole genome shotgun sequence:
- the apt gene encoding apontic isoform X2, producing MVNKQYSATDLEAFMKLAANWQNTNHSILEGVDIKGEMQQYLNSPTMNMYKKRERTQNWNHQEKKFLLDLCRKDMRIIENKRLDAGLTAVKNKAWKIIHQKFSNQFGTDRTCNRLKEQWRRMKACTRNEILDYNNRLSRFGPEVADRKKPSPFTFEVWDFMQEAKKACKSEALDGIDYSKIPLALEEDFEYREDEQNNEEDHDMDDSRTPPQDLCDIDIKDETLNESSSYMMQNGDRLNATSPQQQQHQQPSQSSSQMHHDLDHSGLHSPTNLSTNGGDHSGVAGPAAFMAAQGGSDLSGFQPGFNMNNISATLEALNALRTGQFPSAAAAAAAALQNNFAAHHQQQQQQHHQQAAQQHQQQSDAEDQMPPVKRPRTSSVSNTGGSGSVAGDLDLSDTQQNTSSCLNLATSNAPSTSVKSESSPELKAFMDMQSKEHMMRMRILEVQLQAAKYSRDLVEINKTLALQKLQEYASKRLST from the exons GTTAATAAACAATATTCGGCCACCGATTTGGAGGCATTCATGAAACTGGCCGCCAATTGGCAAAATACAAATCATAGTATATTGGAAGGAGTTGATATTAAAGGAG AAATGCAACAATATTTAAATAGTCCCACCATGAATATGTACAAGAAACGTGAACGTACCCAAAATTGGAATCATCAGGAAAAGAAATTCCTATTGGATTTGTGTCGCAAGGATATGCGAATAATAGAGAATAAACGTTTAGATGCAGGATTAACAGCGGTCAAAAATAAGGCATGGAAAATTATACATCAGAAATTTTCCAATCAATTTGGCACAGATAGAACGTGCAATCGTTTAAAGGAACAATGGAGGAGAATGAAAG CCTGTACccgtaatgaaattttggactATAACAATCGTTTAAGCCGTTTCGGCCCAGAGGTGGCTGATCGCAAAAAACCCTCTCCATTTACCTTTGAAGTTTGGGATTTTATGCAAGAGGCCAAAAAGGCTTGCAAATCTGAAGCCCTGGATGGCATAGATTATTCAAAAATACCTTTGGCCTTGGAGGAAGATTTTGAGTATCGTGAAGATGAGCAAAACAATGAAGAGGATCATGATATGGATGA CAGTCGTACACCACCTCAGGACTTGTGTGATATAGACATTAAAGATGAGACCCTCAATGAATCCTCCTCATATATGATGCAAAATGGTGATCGTCTCAATGCCACAtcaccacaacaacaacagcaccaACAACCATCACAGTCTTCATCACAAATGCATCATGATTTGGATCACTCTGGCCTACATAGTCCCACAAATTTGTCCACGAATGGCGGTGACCATAGTGGTGTGGCCGGACCAGCCGCATTTATGGCCGCCCAAGGAGGTAGTGACTTAAGTGGATTCCAGCCAGGATTCAATATGAATAACATTTCGGCTACATTGGAGGCCTTAAATGCTCTGCGCACAGGACAATTTCCATCGGCAGCTGCTGCAGCGGCGGCCGCCTTACAAAATAATTTCGCTGCTCATCAtcagcaacaacagcaacaacatcacCAACAAGCCGCCCAACAACATCAACAGCAATCCGATGCCGAGGATCAAATGCCCCCTGTGAAAAGACCCCGTACATCCAGTGTTAGTAATACTGGAGGTTCAGGCTCTGTGGCTGGTGATTTGGATTTAAGCGATACTCAACAGAACACCTCCAGCTGCCTTAATTTAGCCACTTCTAATGCCCCATCGACATCAGTTAAAAGTGAGAGCTCCCCCGAACTTAAGGCCTTTATGGATATGCAGAGTAAGGAGCATATGATGCGCATGCGCATACTCGAAGTGCAATTGCAAGCAGCCAAATACAGTCGTGATTTGGTGGAGATCAATAAAACACTGGCCCTGCAAAAGCTCCAGGAATATGCCAGTAAACGTTTAAGCACATAA
- the apt gene encoding apontic isoform X1 — translation MVNKQYSATDLEAFMKLAANWQNTNHSILEGVDIKGEMQQYLNSPTMNMYKKRERTQNWNHQEKKFLLDLCRKDMRIIENKRLDAGLTAVKNKAWKIIHQKFSNQFGTDRTCNRLKEQWRRMKACTRNEILDYNNRLSRFGPEVADRKKPSPFTFEVWDFMQEAKKACKSEALDGIDYSKIPLALEEDFEYREDEQNNEEDHDMDDSSRTPPQDLCDIDIKDETLNESSSYMMQNGDRLNATSPQQQQHQQPSQSSSQMHHDLDHSGLHSPTNLSTNGGDHSGVAGPAAFMAAQGGSDLSGFQPGFNMNNISATLEALNALRTGQFPSAAAAAAAALQNNFAAHHQQQQQQHHQQAAQQHQQQSDAEDQMPPVKRPRTSSVSNTGGSGSVAGDLDLSDTQQNTSSCLNLATSNAPSTSVKSESSPELKAFMDMQSKEHMMRMRILEVQLQAAKYSRDLVEINKTLALQKLQEYASKRLST, via the exons GTTAATAAACAATATTCGGCCACCGATTTGGAGGCATTCATGAAACTGGCCGCCAATTGGCAAAATACAAATCATAGTATATTGGAAGGAGTTGATATTAAAGGAG AAATGCAACAATATTTAAATAGTCCCACCATGAATATGTACAAGAAACGTGAACGTACCCAAAATTGGAATCATCAGGAAAAGAAATTCCTATTGGATTTGTGTCGCAAGGATATGCGAATAATAGAGAATAAACGTTTAGATGCAGGATTAACAGCGGTCAAAAATAAGGCATGGAAAATTATACATCAGAAATTTTCCAATCAATTTGGCACAGATAGAACGTGCAATCGTTTAAAGGAACAATGGAGGAGAATGAAAG CCTGTACccgtaatgaaattttggactATAACAATCGTTTAAGCCGTTTCGGCCCAGAGGTGGCTGATCGCAAAAAACCCTCTCCATTTACCTTTGAAGTTTGGGATTTTATGCAAGAGGCCAAAAAGGCTTGCAAATCTGAAGCCCTGGATGGCATAGATTATTCAAAAATACCTTTGGCCTTGGAGGAAGATTTTGAGTATCGTGAAGATGAGCAAAACAATGAAGAGGATCATGATATGGATGA CAGCAGTCGTACACCACCTCAGGACTTGTGTGATATAGACATTAAAGATGAGACCCTCAATGAATCCTCCTCATATATGATGCAAAATGGTGATCGTCTCAATGCCACAtcaccacaacaacaacagcaccaACAACCATCACAGTCTTCATCACAAATGCATCATGATTTGGATCACTCTGGCCTACATAGTCCCACAAATTTGTCCACGAATGGCGGTGACCATAGTGGTGTGGCCGGACCAGCCGCATTTATGGCCGCCCAAGGAGGTAGTGACTTAAGTGGATTCCAGCCAGGATTCAATATGAATAACATTTCGGCTACATTGGAGGCCTTAAATGCTCTGCGCACAGGACAATTTCCATCGGCAGCTGCTGCAGCGGCGGCCGCCTTACAAAATAATTTCGCTGCTCATCAtcagcaacaacagcaacaacatcacCAACAAGCCGCCCAACAACATCAACAGCAATCCGATGCCGAGGATCAAATGCCCCCTGTGAAAAGACCCCGTACATCCAGTGTTAGTAATACTGGAGGTTCAGGCTCTGTGGCTGGTGATTTGGATTTAAGCGATACTCAACAGAACACCTCCAGCTGCCTTAATTTAGCCACTTCTAATGCCCCATCGACATCAGTTAAAAGTGAGAGCTCCCCCGAACTTAAGGCCTTTATGGATATGCAGAGTAAGGAGCATATGATGCGCATGCGCATACTCGAAGTGCAATTGCAAGCAGCCAAATACAGTCGTGATTTGGTGGAGATCAATAAAACACTGGCCCTGCAAAAGCTCCAGGAATATGCCAGTAAACGTTTAAGCACATAA
- the LOC142240507 gene encoding uncharacterized protein LOC142240507, with protein sequence MLQRHFCLRLPSFAVRFGLCYAHNLPHDPTGLLEKGRAEENIYFRKKEREELLRMRRKLDRLERTQQQLEDKLEKAQEIIDELKESKDKENNTTFKNSK encoded by the exons ATGCTTCAACGTCATTTTTGTCTACGTTTACCGTCCTTTGCCGTCCGTTTCGGTTTATGCTATGCCCATAATTTACC TCATGATCCCACTGGACTTTTGGAGAAAGGACGAGCCGAAGAAAATATCTATTTTCGCAAAAAG GAACGGGAAGAATTACTTAGAATGCGTCGGAAATTGGATCGATTAGAGAGAACCCAACAACAGCTGGAAGACAAATTGGAAAAAGCCCAGGAGATTATTGACGAATTAAAAGAATCGAAAGACAAAGAAAATAATACAACCTTCAAGAATTCCAAgtga
- the LOC142239925 gene encoding uncharacterized protein LOC142239925: MTIQANPGHLAIFNLQSRRSKIASCSADESTGFFVKVTKNVPRLGRRTDKDFARGYFRNYKVIPRIGRSVISDNQYLNNWLQTPSPSSSMRNLNKRKSSSLSEYSMEKELNVVQPVNTNTLMELITSHAIPNDNVKFVHWKDFDKALQLDNELYVKVSSLGRVPDQQLKNDITEGNYDPLMSGMVDEAGTDFILYNQGEFRKGPYAPEFLRYNTL; this comes from the exons ATGACAATCCAAGCGAATCCCGGCCATTTAGCAATCTTCAATCTTCAATCTCGAAGAA GTAAGATTGCGTCTTGCAGTGCAGACGAAAGTACTGGGTTCTTTGTGAAGGTTACAAAGAATGTGCCACGCTTGGGTCGAAGGACAGACAAGGATTTCGCACGTGGATATTTCAGAAACTATAAAGTAATACCACGGATTGGAAGAAGTGTC ATTTCAGATAATCAATATCTCAATAATTGGTTGCAGACACCATCACCGTCATCATCCATGAGAaatttgaataaacgaaaaagtTCTTCGTTATCAGAATATTCCATGGAAAAGGAGTTGAATGTTGTCCAACCTGTGAATACAAATACCCTCATGGAATTAATTACCAGTCATGCAATACCAaatgacaatgttaaatttGTCCATTGGAAAGATTTTGACAAGGCTTTGCAGCTGGATAATGAACTTTATGTTAAAGTTAGTTCATTGGGCCGTGTACCGgatcaacaattgaaaaatgatATCACCGAAGGCAACTATGACCCCCTTATGAGTGGCATGGTAGATGAAGCCGGTACTGATTTTATTCTCTATAATCAGGGAGAGTTTCGAAAGGGACCCTATGCTCCAGAATTTCTGCGTTACAATACCCTTTAG